GACCTTCGACCTGCGCTCGACGTTCGTCCCGAAGGACCGCAAGTTCGACGACAAGCAGACCGAGATCGACCTGGGCGGCGGCGTGAAGGCCTACCAGCTGGACAGCTCGGGCGCGTTCCCGTCGTGCTCGGTGAAGTGGGTCCAGCGGATGGACTCCGACGACGACGGCGAGGTCGTCGAGGTCAAGTCGGCGGGCGCGAAGAAGTACGAGTTCGACCGGTGCGCGGCGGCGGTGGGCTTCGCGAAGGGCGTCCTGCCCAAGCTCCCCAAGGGGTGACCTCTGCTGAACGGGGGCTGACGGGAGCGCTTGTTACCCGTTACTCTCCAGTAACACCTTCGCGCACCTTGGAGGGCCTCCATGACGCAGACCGCCCCCACGACTCCGCCGCGGGCCGCGGACGAGCAGAAGCGGTTCGCCTCGCTCGACCCGCGCACGGGTGAGGTGATCGCCCACCACTCCGTGCACGGCGAGACCGAGGTGCGGGCGGCGGTCGAGCGCGCGCGGGTGGCGGCGGCCTTCTGGGACGAGCTGGGCTTCGACGGGCGCAAGGCGCGGCTGGACGCGTGGCGGAAGGTGCTGGTCAAGCGGCTGGACGAGTTCCAGGCGCTGATCTGCGCGGAGACCGGCAAGTCCGCCGACGACGCCCGCACCGAGCTCGCCCTGGTGATCGACCACCTGCACTGGGCGGCGAAACAGGCCCCGAAGGTGCTCGGCAAGCGGCGCGTGTCGCCGGGGATGCTGATGTACAACCACTCGGCGTCGCTGGAGTACCGGCCGCTGGGCGTGGTGGGCGTGATCGGGCCGTGGAACTACCCGGCGTTCACGCCGATGGGGTCGATCGCGTACGCGCTGGCCGCCGGCAACGCGGTGGTGTTCAAGCCGAGCGAGTTCACGCCCGGCGTCGGGGTGTTCCTGGAGGACACCTTCGCCGAGGTGGTGCCCGAGTACCCGGTGCTGCAGGTGGTGACCGGGTTCGGGGAGACCGGCGCGGCGCTGTGCGGGGCCGGGGTGGACAAGCTGGCGTTCACCGGGTCCACGCCGACCGGCAAGAAGGTCATGGCGGCGTGCGCCGCGACCCTGACGCCGGTGCTGGTCGAGTGCGGCGGCAAGGACCCGCTGATCGTCGCCGAGGACGCGGACGTGGCCGCCGCCGCCGAGGGCGCGGTGTGGGGCGGGATCTTCAACTCCGGGCAGACGTGCGCCGGCGTCGAGCGGGTGTACGTGGCCGACGCCGTGTACGACCAGTTCGTGAAGCTGGTGGTGGACAAGGCGAAGAAGCTGCGGCCCGGCGGCGAGCCGGACGCGGACTTCGGGCCGATCACCATGCCCAAGCAGGTCGACGTCATCCAGTCGCACGTCGCCGACGCGCTGGACAAGGGCGGCAAGGCGCTCGTGGGCGGGCTGGAGTCGATCCGGCCGCCGTACGTCGAGCCGATCGTGCTGGTGGACGTGCCGGACGACTCCACGGCGGTCACGGACGAGACGTTCGGGCCGACCCTGGTGGTGACCCGCGTGGCCGACGCCGACGAGGCCGTGCGCAAGGCGAACTCGCTGGCCTACGGGCTGGGGGCGACGGTGTACTCGCGCAACCGGGGCGAGGAGATCGCGGCCAAGCTGCGCTGCGGCATGGTGTCGATCAACTCGGTGCTGGCGTACGCGTCCGTGCCGGGGCTGCCGTTCGGCGGGGTCGGGGAGTCCGGGTTCGGCCGCATCCACGGCGAGGACGGGCTGCGCGAGTTCACCTACGCGCACTCCGTGACCCGCAAGAAGTTCGGCGGGCTGCTCAACCCGATGACCTACGAGCGCAGCGGGCGCACCATGCGGCACGTGCTGCGGTTGGTACGGGTCCTCTACGGGCGCTGAGCGGTTTCAGCCGGGCCGTTCCCCCTCGGGTGGGGTAGGAATGTTGGTGACCATCGGCCAGGGAGGTCACCATGAAGAAGATCATCAACGATCCGGCGACCGTGGTGGCGGACGCGCTGCGCGGCATGGCCGCCGCGCACCCGGACCTGCTGGACGTCCAGTACGACCCCGCCGTCGTCGTGCGGGCGGACGCACCGGTGCCGCGCAAGGTCGCGGTGATCTCCGGCGGCGGGTCGGGCCACGAGCCGCTGCACGGCGGGTTCGTCGGGCGGGGCATGCTCGACGCGGCCTGCCCCGGTGCCGTGTTCACCTCACCCACGCCTGACCAGGTGCAAGCGGCCATCACGCGCACGGACGGCGGCGCGGGCGCGCTGCTGATCGTGAAGAACTACACCGGCGACGTCCTCAACTTCGAGACCGCCGCCGAGCTGGCCGCCATGGAGGGTGTCGAGGTCCGGTCGGTCGTGATCGACGACGACGTGGCCGTGAAGGACTCCCTGTACACGGCGGGCCGGCGGGGCGTCGGCGGGACCGTGCTGCTGGAGAAGATCGTCGGGGCCGCGGCCGAGCGCGGGGTGGACCTGGACGGCTGCGAGGCGTTGGCGCGCAGGGTGATCGGCCAGGTGCGGTCGATGGGCCTGGCGCTGTCGGCATGCACCGTGCCGCACGCGGGGGAACCGAGTTTCACGCTGGCCGACGACGAGATGGAACTGGGCATCGGCATCCACGGCGAGCCCGGACGGCAGCGCGTGCCGGTCGGCCCGGCGTCCGAGCTGGTGCCGGCGCTGCTCGACCCGATCCTGGAGGACCTGCCGTTCACCGAGGGTGACCGGGTCCTGCTGTTCACCAACGGCATGGGCGGCACGCCGCTGATCGAGCTGTACCTGGCGCACGGCATCGCGGAGGAACTGCTGGCCGCGCGGGGGATCGTCGTGGAGCGGCGGCTGGTCGGGCCGTACATCACCAGCCTGGAGATGCAGGGCATGAGCCTGACCGTGCTGAAGCTGGACGACGAGCTGATCGACCTGTGGGACGCGCCCGTCCACACGCCCGCCCTGCGGTGGGGCGTCTGATGGCGACCTGCACGGCTTCGAGCATCGCCGACGCGCTGCGGTCAGCCGCCCAAGTGATCACCGAACACCGCGACGAACTCGTCCGCCTGGACCGCGAGATCGGCGACGGCGACCACGGCGAGAACATGAAGCGCGGCTTCACGGCCATGGTGTCCAAACTGGACTCCACCGAGCTCGCTACCCCTGGCGCTGTCCTGAAACTGGCCGCATCAACCCTGATCTCGACCGTGGGCGGCGCGGCAGGCCCCCTGTACGGCACAGCTTTCCTCCGCGCGGCCGCCGCCGTGGGCGACGCGGCCGAACTCGACGCCGCACTGGTGGCCAAGGCCCTGCAGGCGGCGCTCGAGGGTGTCGTGGCACGCGGCAAGGCGGTCGTCGGTGACAAGACGATGGTCGACGCCCTCACGCCCGCGGTCGCGGCAGCCGAGTCGGTGGCCGAGGCGGGCGGCGACGTGGCGTCGGTGCTGTCCGCGGCAGCCGAAGCAGCCGACCAGGGCGCCGAATCCACCGTGCCACTCGTGGCGCGCAAGGGCCGTGCGTCGTACCTGGGCGAACGCAGCGCCGGACACCTCGACCCAGGCGCCCGCTCGACCGCGCTGCTGCTGCGGACGTTCGCCGGGAGCGCGCGATGATCGGCTTGGTCGTCGTGTCGCACAGCCGGCGCCTGGCCGAGGGCGTGGCCGAACTGGCCGGCCAGATGGCGCCCGACGTGACGATCGTGCCCGCCGGCGGTGACGGCGAGGGCGGCCTGGGGACCGACTTCATGGCGGTGACCGAGGCGATCGAGCAGGCGAGCGGCGACGGGGTCGTGGTCCTCTACGACCTGGGCAGCGCCCGCATGGTCGCCGACATGGCCGCCGAGGAAGCGACCGGCGAGGTACGAGTGGTGGACGCACCCTTGGTGGAGGGCGCGGTAGCCGCGGCGGTCGCGGCACAGGGAGGAGCGGCCCTGGACGCCGTCGCGGCAGCCGCCACAGGAGCCGCCGAGGAAGCCGGCTGGACCCGATCCCCCGCCGACACTTCCACCTCAGCTCCGGCCCACCCCGCCGACACCTCCACCCCGACTCCGGCCCACCCCACCGGCACCGCCGCTCCGGATCCCGCCCACCCCGCCGGCACCTCCACCCCAGCTCCGGCCCACCCCGCCAGCACCTCCAGCACGGGCGAGGTCCGAGCGCAGGTCGTGCTCACCAACGACGTCGGTCTGCACGCTCGCCCCGCTGCCCTGGTCGCTCGTGCGTTGGCCGGCCTCGACGCGCGGGTGGTCGTGCGGTTCGACGGGCAGGAGGCGGACGCGGCCAGCGTGCTCGCGCTCATGGGGCTGGGTGCGCCCGGCGGCGCTCGTGTCGAGCTGGTCGCGTCGGGAACCGATGCCGCCGAAGCGGTACGCCGGGTGGAAGACCTCGCCGCCCGCAACTTCGACGAATGACCCGGCGAACAAGACGACGAACGAGCTGGTGACGCGGCTCTTGACCGGTTTCTTGCTCGATACCGATGGTGAAGCTCACGCGAACCGCGCGTGACGGGCGTGGGATAGTCGGGCCCAAGTTACCGTCCGGTAGCCACTCCGCAGAGTGGGAGGTATCGCAGTGACGCGCCAGTTCACGAAGGTGGGCATCGTCGGCCTCGGCACGATGGGCGCCGGCATCGCCGAAGTACTCGCCCGGACCGGCCTCACTGTCGTCGCGGTGGACGTCGACGAGGCGGGCCTGGCGCGCGGCCGCGGGCACCTCGACCACTCCACCGGCCGTGCGGTCGCCGGGGGCAAGCTCGACGAGGCCGCCCGTGCCGAACTCCTCGCCCGCATCAGCTACTCGACGTCCCTCGACGCGCTCGCCGACGTCGACCTCGTCATCGAGGCCGTGCCCGAGAGCATGGAGCTCAAGGCGAAGGTGTTCGCCGAACTGGACCGGATCTGCCGTCCCGAGGTGGTGTTCGCGTCCAACACCTCGGCGCTGTCGATCACCGAGATCGGCGTCCACACCGGACGGCCCGGCAAGGTCGTCGGCATGCACTTCTTCAACCCGGCCCCGGTGCTCAAGCTGGTCGAGGTGGTGCGCACGGTCGTCACCGAGCCGGACGTGGTGACCGACGTCGTCGCGTTCGCCGAGAGCCTGGGCAAGTCGCCGGTCGTCATCGGCGACCGCGCCGGTTTCATCGCCAACGCGCTGCTGTTCGGCTACCTCAACCACGCCGTGCGCATGTACGAAACCCGTTACGCCACAAGGGAAGACCTCGACGCGGCGATGCGCTACGGCTGCGGCTACCCGATGGGTCCGCTGGCGCTGCTCGACCTGATCGGCCTGGACACCGCGTACGAGATCCTCGACACGATGTACCACCAGTCCCGCAACCGCCTGCACGCCCCGGCGCCGCTGCTCAAGCAGATGATCACCGCGGGTCTGCTGGGCCGCAAGAGCGGGCGCGGCTTCTACACCTACGACGCCCCCGACTCGCCGACCGTCGTCCCCGACTCCCTCACGCCCGCCGCCGCGTCCTCGGACGTGCCGACGCGCGAGGTCCAGCGGGTCGGCGTGATCGGCACCGGCACCATGGCCACCGGCATCGTCGAGGTCTTCGCCAAGCGCGGCTACGACGTCGTGCTGCGCGCCCGGTCGCGGGACAAGGCCGAGGGCGCGGTCGGCAAGGTGCGCAAGTCGTTGGACAAGGCCGTGTCGCGCGGCAAGCTCTCCGAGGCCGACCGCGACGCCACGCTGGCCCGCATCACGCCCGCCGTCGAGTTCGCCGACCTCGCCGACTGCGACCTGGTGGTCGAGGCCGTGGCGGAGGAACTGGAGATCAAGAAGTCCGTCTTCCAGGCGCTGGACGAGGTCTGCAAGCCGGGCGCGGTCCTCGCGACCACGACGTCCTCGCTGCCGGTGATCGAGTGCGCGGCGGCGACCTCGCGCCCCGGTGACGTGGTGGGCCTGCACTTCTTCAACCCCGCGCAGGTGATGAAGCTGGTGGAGATCGTGGAAACCATCGCCACCTCCGCCGACGTCGTCGCCACCGCCCGGCGCATCTGCATCGACCTGGGCAAGGTGCCGGTGCACTGCGGCGACCGGGCAGGGTTCATCGTCAACGCCCTGCTGTTCCCGTACCTCAACGACGCGGTGAAGATGCTGGAGGCGCACTACGCGGACGCCGACGACATCGACAACGCCATGAAGGTCGGCTGCTCCCTGCCGATGGGCCCGTTCGAACTGCTGGACGTCGTGGGCCTGGACGTGTCGCTGGCGATCGAACGCACCCTGTACCTGGAGTTCCGCGAGGCCGGCTTCGCCCCCGCGCCGCTGCTGGAGCACCTGGTGACGGCGGGTCGGCTGGGTCGCAAGACCGGCAAGGGGTTCCGGGACTACACCTGAGTCACGGGCCGTTGCGCGCGTTTGGCATCGTGGTGCCCATGCGGCGTGTGGTTCTCTCGCTCCTGGTTGCGGCGCTTGGCGTGTCCGGTTGCGCCTACAAGGTGAACGGCACGCCGGTCGCCGGCGTGCTGGACGTCGACCCACCCTTCTCGTCCGCCCCGCCGACGCCGACCTCCACGTCGGCGTCGACATCGGGCACCCCGAAACCGGACAAGAACGTCGGCGACATCTGCAAGCTGCTGACGTGGCGCGACTTGCCCTACGACGTCCGCGACAAGTCCGCGCCACCAACCGAGACCGGCTACGACACGACCTTCGACCAGTCGTGCAAGTGGCAGACCAGCGTCGACCACCTGGACGTCGGCGTAACCCTGCGCTTCCGCGGCGGTCGACCGATCACCCTGGACACCAGCAACGGCTCGTACGACGTGGGCGGCCGGAAGCTGACCTACTTCGACCGAACCACGGACACGTCGGTGCAGCCGTCCTGCGTGCTGGTGATGGACTACGCGGGCGGCGGCATCGGCATCATCGTGATCGACGGCTCGGCCCGCTTCGGCGCGATCTGCGACCAGGGCAAGAAGGTCGCCGAGGTACTGCTGTCCAAGGAACCCAAGGGCTGACCTACGCGGGCGGGCGCAGAGGAGCGGGCGAGCCGGCGGCGGCGCTGCGCGGCGGCCGGCGGCGCGCGAGAGTGCGGGCGGCGGGGGCTGCGTGGCGGCTTGCGGCGGGTTGCGAGAGTGCGGGCGGCGGGGGCTGCGTGGCCGGCGCGGAACAGCGTGCGGGCCAGCGGCGAGCGCTGCGCGGGTGGGCGCGAAACAGCGGCGAGCCAGCGGTGGGCGCAGAGGAGCGTGCGGGCCGGCGGCGGGCGCGGAGGAGTAGGCGGCGGGTCCTGCGCGGGCGGGTCGGCGCGGGTTCGGGACGGTAGGCGCGATGGCGCTCGGCCGCCACTGTCGACGAACGAAGCAGGCGGCCGGGCGTTCCGGAGTTGTGGTGGGACTGGTCGTGTGGCGGGTGTCGTGTGGCGGGATCAGCTGCAGCAGCCGCCGCCGCAGCAACCGCCGCCGCCCTGGGGAGCGGGCTGGGCGGCTTTGCCGGACAGGCCCACCATGGACAGCAGCTTCACCGTGTCGTCGTGCCCCTGCGGGCACGGGGCGGGGTCGGACGCCTCGCTCATCGAGCGCTTGACGTCGAACGTGGCGCCACACGCCTTGCAACGGAACTCGTAGGTCGGCACGCCCCTATTGTGACCGCTGCCCGGGCAGCAGCACCACCGCGGGCACCAAGGCGACGGTCAGGATCGACACGAGTGTCAGCAGCGGCAGGCCGTGGGCCCAGCCCAACCCCGCCGCGGCGGCGTGGGCACCCGAGAACGTCGCCAACCACGTGCGCGCCTGCGGGCGCAGCCACGCGGTGACCAGCGCGGAGCCCGAGGTGACCAGCAGGATCGTGCCGGCCGCCAGCAGCATGCCGGGCCGGTTGCCCAGGGCGATGCCCTGGCCGGAACCCGTGCCCATCCCCGTGCCGGCGCGGACGGCGGGGATCGACAACACCGCCATCTCGGCGAGGAGGAGGACGGTCACGGCACCCTGCTGCCACTTGTTCACGCCATGGACCGTAGGGGATCACAGTCAACACCTTCATTACCCTGGGTCCTCGTGCCGCGCCGCAACCGTCCCCAGCGCCCCGCCGAGCCGAGTCCGCCCGGTGGCGGCGCGTGGCCGCGTGCGGAGAGCGCGTCGGACGGTGAGTGGTTGGTGCGCAACGTGTCCGGGGCCGCGACGACGAAGACCTACCGGTGCCCCGGGTGCGACCACGAGATCCGGCCCGGCACGCCGCACGTCGTGGCGTGGCCCGCGGCCGACTACGGCTCGATTGAGGATCGGCGGCACTGGCACCAGGGTTGCTGGTCCTCGCGGGGGCGGCGGGGGCCGACTTCGCGGCGTTGGTGACGGCCGGGGGCCGGATTTGGGCAGGGCTGGGCTGGTGGGACTGGGCTGGTGAGGGCGGTCGGGCTGGCCGGGGGGCGGGCAGGTAGGGCTGGCGGGGGGCGGAGAGGCTGGGCTGGCGGGGGCTGGGCTGGTGAGGGCCGGGTTTCGTGTGCGTTGTCTGCCGTTGCCCGCGCTCCTTGATTCACGGGACGCGCGAGGCCGGGTTTGGTCGCAGATCCTGCATGTCACACGATGGGGTGATGGAGGTGGTCGGTGGTGGGTGAGGTCGTGCGGATCACGGGTAGCACGGTGTTGCCCGCTCGTCGGGAGGCCGTGACCCTGGTCACTGAGGACGGGTTGCGGCTGGTCGGCGAGTTGGCGTTGCCGGATGACCGCGCGCCGCGAGCGACCTTGGTGATGTTGCACCCGTTGCCCACGCACGGCGGCATGATGGATTCCCACCTGTTGCGCAAGGCGGCGTGGCGGTTGCCCGCGCTCGCGGGCGCGGCCGTGTTGCGGTTCAACACGCGTGGCACCGCCAGTGAGGCCGGCCGCAGTGAGGGCAGCTTCGACAACGCCAGGGGTGAGCGACTGGATGTCGCCGCCGCGCTGGCGTTCGTCGCCGACCGCGGACTGCCCGACATTTGGTTGGTCGGGTGGTCCTTCGGCACGGATCTCGCGTTGATGCACGGGTGTGACCCGCGGGTTGTCGGAGCGATCCTGATCTCACCTCCTCTGCGGTGGAGCACGTCGGAACACTTGGTCAGGTGGGCGCGGAAGAGGGTGGTGTGCCTCGTGCCGGAGCACGACGACTACCTGCCCCCGACCGAGGCCAGGCGGCGGTTCGGTGCGGACCTCCCGACCGCGGACGTGGTCGACTTCCCCGGCGCCAAGCACCTCTTCGTCGGGCAGACCGACGAGGTGCTCGACGCGATCGTGTCCACGGCCCTGCCCGAGGTGCCCACACCGCTGCCGCGCACCTGGTCCGGCCCTTGTGAGCGTCGTCAGATCGTCATCACGACCTCCTGACGCCTCCGGACCGGCACCCGAACCCCTGCCGTGACGCTGTCGTCCCCGGCCGTGACGCTGTTGCCCGCGGCCGTGACACGGTCGTCCGCGGCCGTGACGCTGTTGCCCGCGTGCGCGGAGCCCAGTTTCTCCGCGACGCACTGGGAGGGCTCGTCGTAGGGGTGGGTGGTGGTCGACACCGGACGGTGCGGACGCTCGCGTTCCGCCCCCGGGACGGCCGCACGTGCCGTCTCGGGGGCCTGGCCCCGGCCCCCGGGCCAGGAAGGGTGGAACGGGAGCGTCCGCTCGCCGTCCGGTTCGTGGTGGTGCGGTCCGCCGGAGCCGATGACCTCGCCGGTCTCCGGCGGCACCACCTCGCGGTACCCGACGCCGTCTTGCGCTCGGTGGACCTTCCACCGCGCCACCGGGCCGGCCGCCTCCGCGGTGGGCGGCGGGCCTGGTGGGGTGTGGTCGGTCCCCGGGTCGGACAGGACGGTCGTCGGGACACGCAGCTCACCCGGACCACCGACGCGCCCGTGGACCGGGCGGTCGGTGTGGATCTCTTCCGGGTTCGAGGTCATGGCACGAAGGTAACGAGGGGGTACGACAATCCCGGGCATGGATCATTTGCCGCTCGTGCTGCTCCACGCCTTCCCGTTGGACTCGCGCATGTGGGACGGGGTGCGGAACACGCTTGACCCGATCACCCCTGACCTGCGCGGACGTGATCGGCAGCCACCTGATCTCGGGGCGCTCGCGGACGACGTGCTGGCCGAGTTGGACGCCCATGGACACGATCGGGTGATTCTCGGCGGCTGTTCGATGGGCGGGTACGTGGCGATGGCGCTGCTGCGGCGCGACCCGTCGCGGGTGGCCGGGTTGGTGCTCGCGGACACGCGGTTCACGGCGGACGGCGAGGAGGCTCGCGCGAACCGGCTGGTGATGGCGGACCGGGTGGTGGCCGAGGGTCTGGAGTGGGTGCCGGACACGGTGTTGGGCGGGTTGCTGGGGGCCGCGCCGGCGGACGGTGTGGCGGAGCGGGTGCGGGAGTTGATCTTGGCTCAGGACCCGGCCGAGGTGGCGTGGGCGCAGCGGGCCATGGCGGCGCGGCCGGACTCGCGGGAGGTGCTGGCGGGGGTGGACGTGCCGGCGTTGGTGCTGGTGGGGGCGCAGGACACGCTCACGCCGCCGACCGCGGCCCGGGAGTTGGCCGACGTGCTGCCGCAGGGGTCGTACGTCGAGCTGCCCGACGCTGGGCACCTGACGCCCGTCGAGGTGCCGCAAGCGTTTGCGGAGGCGGTCAGCGCTTGGCGGGACCGGGTGGGGGTGTAGGGCCGGTCAGCGCTTGGCGGAGCGGGCCTTGGGTGGGGTCGGGCGGGCGATCTTCTGGGTCGGGCCGTCCGGGCCCTGCTGGGGCTTGGGCTGGGACGGGGACGACTGGCCGGCGGGCTGCTGCGGACCGGGGGAGGAGGAGGGCTGGGCGGCCGCCTGACCAGGCTGAGCGGCTTGAGCAGGTTGGGCGGCCTGGCCGGGTTGAGCGGGCTGGGCGGCGGGTGCCGGAGCCGGCTGGCCGGCGGCCTGGGTGGGCTGCGCTGCGGGCGCGGGCTGCTGCTGGCCGGTGGGCTGGACCGGCTGGACCTGGGCGGCCGGAGTGGGCTGGTCGGCCGGGGGCTGGGTGGGGGGTGTGGGCTGGGTGAGCTGTTCGGGCTGGGGCTTTTCCTCCTCCAGCGGGTCCAGCAGCGGCGTGACCTCGTGCAGTGCCGTGCGGACCGAGTGCAGCTGCTGGGACAGCCGGTTGCGCAGCTGGCGCAGGGCCTCGACCTTCTGCGTCGCCTGCGTGACCCGACGGTTGGACTCCTCCGTGGCCTCCCGCACCCGGCGGTTGGCCTCGTCGGTGGCTTCCTGCACGCGTGCGGTGGCCTCGCTGATCGAGTCGTGCCGCCGCCGGTTCGCCTCTTCGGTGGCCTCTCGCACCAGGCGCTGGGCCTCGGCGTTGGACGCCGCCTGTTCCTGCGCGATCTGGGCGCGCACCCGCGCGGCTTCCTCGGCCGCCTCGCGCACCCGCCGGTCGGCCTCGGCCTTGGACGACGCCTCCTGCTCGGCCAGCAGCTTCATCGACTCGACGCGCCGCGCGGCCATGGCGATCTCGAAGTCCTCCTCGACGGTGGTCCGCCGCTGGAGGGACTCCTCGTCCAGCTTCGCCGCCGCGTCGCGCGCCTCGCCCACGATCCGCTCGGCCTCGGCGCGTGCCTTCTCCAGCACGCCCCGGTGCTCGGCCTCCATCTCGGTGCGCCGCTGGTCCAGCTCGGCGATGAGCTTCTCGTACCGGGTCCGCAGCACCGCCGCGTCGGCCTCGGCCTTGGCCCGGATGTGCCCGCCCTCGGCCTCGGCGCGCGCCTTGATCTCGTTGGCCTCGTCCTGCGCGAGGCGCAGCATGCGCTGCAGCCGCTCGCTCAGGCCCTCCAGCGTGGTGGGCGGCAGGGACAGGCGTTCGACCTGCCCGCGCAGCTCGGCGATCTCCGAGCGGGCCGCCTCGAGCTGGCGGGTCAGGTCGTTGGTCTGCGACACCGCCGCGTCGCGGTCGGCCGCGAGCAGGCGCAGGTCCGCGTCGAGGCGCTCCAGGTGGTCCTCGACCTGCGCGCGGTCGTAGCCGCGTTTGACGATGTCGAAGCCGCTGCCCAGGGGGACGAGGTCACGGTCGTCGGCGAGGCCCATGACGTGCACGCTACCCGTTCCGGCCGTGCGAGGGGCACCCCGCCACCCGCACGGCCGGACATTTCCCTTTAGACGCCCCGGAAACGGTTGATCGCGTCCAGGTGCTGGGCACGCATCTCGTGATCCCGCACACCCAGGCCCTCCTCGGGCGCCAGCGTCAGCACGCCGACCTTGCCCTGGTGGGCGTTGCGGTGGACGTCGTAGGCCGCCTGGCCCACTTCGCCCAACGAGTACACCTTGGACAGTGTCGGGTGGATCTTCCCCTTGGCGATCAAGCGGTTGGCCTCCCACGCCTCGCGGTAGTTCGCGAAGTGCGAGCCGATGATCCGCTTGAGGTTCATCCACAGGTAGCGGTTGTCGTACTGGTGCATGTACCCGCTGGTGGACGCGCAGGTGACGATCGTGCCGCCCTTCTTGGCCACGAACACCGACGC
This DNA window, taken from Saccharothrix variisporea, encodes the following:
- a CDS encoding alpha/beta hydrolase; this translates as MGEVVRITGSTVLPARREAVTLVTEDGLRLVGELALPDDRAPRATLVMLHPLPTHGGMMDSHLLRKAAWRLPALAGAAVLRFNTRGTASEAGRSEGSFDNARGERLDVAAALAFVADRGLPDIWLVGWSFGTDLALMHGCDPRVVGAILISPPLRWSTSEHLVRWARKRVVCLVPEHDDYLPPTEARRRFGADLPTADVVDFPGAKHLFVGQTDEVLDAIVSTALPEVPTPLPRTWSGPCERRQIVITTS
- a CDS encoding FmdB family zinc ribbon protein, whose translation is MPTYEFRCKACGATFDVKRSMSEASDPAPCPQGHDDTVKLLSMVGLSGKAAQPAPQGGGGCCGGGCCS
- the dhaL gene encoding dihydroxyacetone kinase subunit DhaL, yielding MATCTASSIADALRSAAQVITEHRDELVRLDREIGDGDHGENMKRGFTAMVSKLDSTELATPGAVLKLAASTLISTVGGAAGPLYGTAFLRAAAAVGDAAELDAALVAKALQAALEGVVARGKAVVGDKTMVDALTPAVAAAESVAEAGGDVASVLSAAAEAADQGAESTVPLVARKGRASYLGERSAGHLDPGARSTALLLRTFAGSAR
- a CDS encoding aldehyde dehydrogenase family protein; the protein is MTQTAPTTPPRAADEQKRFASLDPRTGEVIAHHSVHGETEVRAAVERARVAAAFWDELGFDGRKARLDAWRKVLVKRLDEFQALICAETGKSADDARTELALVIDHLHWAAKQAPKVLGKRRVSPGMLMYNHSASLEYRPLGVVGVIGPWNYPAFTPMGSIAYALAAGNAVVFKPSEFTPGVGVFLEDTFAEVVPEYPVLQVVTGFGETGAALCGAGVDKLAFTGSTPTGKKVMAACAATLTPVLVECGGKDPLIVAEDADVAAAAEGAVWGGIFNSGQTCAGVERVYVADAVYDQFVKLVVDKAKKLRPGGEPDADFGPITMPKQVDVIQSHVADALDKGGKALVGGLESIRPPYVEPIVLVDVPDDSTAVTDETFGPTLVVTRVADADEAVRKANSLAYGLGATVYSRNRGEEIAAKLRCGMVSINSVLAYASVPGLPFGGVGESGFGRIHGEDGLREFTYAHSVTRKKFGGLLNPMTYERSGRTMRHVLRLVRVLYGR
- the dhaM gene encoding dihydroxyacetone kinase phosphoryl donor subunit DhaM, which produces MIGLVVVSHSRRLAEGVAELAGQMAPDVTIVPAGGDGEGGLGTDFMAVTEAIEQASGDGVVVLYDLGSARMVADMAAEEATGEVRVVDAPLVEGAVAAAVAAQGGAALDAVAAAATGAAEEAGWTRSPADTSTSAPAHPADTSTPTPAHPTGTAAPDPAHPAGTSTPAPAHPASTSSTGEVRAQVVLTNDVGLHARPAALVARALAGLDARVVVRFDGQEADAASVLALMGLGAPGGARVELVASGTDAAEAVRRVEDLAARNFDE
- a CDS encoding alpha/beta fold hydrolase, producing the protein MDHLPLVLLHAFPLDSRMWDGVRNTLDPITPDLRGRDRQPPDLGALADDVLAELDAHGHDRVILGGCSMGGYVAMALLRRDPSRVAGLVLADTRFTADGEEARANRLVMADRVVAEGLEWVPDTVLGGLLGAAPADGVAERVRELILAQDPAEVAWAQRAMAARPDSREVLAGVDVPALVLVGAQDTLTPPTAARELADVLPQGSYVELPDAGHLTPVEVPQAFAEAVSAWRDRVGV
- a CDS encoding DUF3558 family protein, coding for MRRVVLSLLVAALGVSGCAYKVNGTPVAGVLDVDPPFSSAPPTPTSTSASTSGTPKPDKNVGDICKLLTWRDLPYDVRDKSAPPTETGYDTTFDQSCKWQTSVDHLDVGVTLRFRGGRPITLDTSNGSYDVGGRKLTYFDRTTDTSVQPSCVLVMDYAGGGIGIIVIDGSARFGAICDQGKKVAEVLLSKEPKG
- the dhaK gene encoding dihydroxyacetone kinase subunit DhaK, translated to MKKIINDPATVVADALRGMAAAHPDLLDVQYDPAVVVRADAPVPRKVAVISGGGSGHEPLHGGFVGRGMLDAACPGAVFTSPTPDQVQAAITRTDGGAGALLIVKNYTGDVLNFETAAELAAMEGVEVRSVVIDDDVAVKDSLYTAGRRGVGGTVLLEKIVGAAAERGVDLDGCEALARRVIGQVRSMGLALSACTVPHAGEPSFTLADDEMELGIGIHGEPGRQRVPVGPASELVPALLDPILEDLPFTEGDRVLLFTNGMGGTPLIELYLAHGIAEELLAARGIVVERRLVGPYITSLEMQGMSLTVLKLDDELIDLWDAPVHTPALRWGV
- a CDS encoding 3-hydroxyacyl-CoA dehydrogenase family protein, coding for MTRQFTKVGIVGLGTMGAGIAEVLARTGLTVVAVDVDEAGLARGRGHLDHSTGRAVAGGKLDEAARAELLARISYSTSLDALADVDLVIEAVPESMELKAKVFAELDRICRPEVVFASNTSALSITEIGVHTGRPGKVVGMHFFNPAPVLKLVEVVRTVVTEPDVVTDVVAFAESLGKSPVVIGDRAGFIANALLFGYLNHAVRMYETRYATREDLDAAMRYGCGYPMGPLALLDLIGLDTAYEILDTMYHQSRNRLHAPAPLLKQMITAGLLGRKSGRGFYTYDAPDSPTVVPDSLTPAAASSDVPTREVQRVGVIGTGTMATGIVEVFAKRGYDVVLRARSRDKAEGAVGKVRKSLDKAVSRGKLSEADRDATLARITPAVEFADLADCDLVVEAVAEELEIKKSVFQALDEVCKPGAVLATTTSSLPVIECAAATSRPGDVVGLHFFNPAQVMKLVEIVETIATSADVVATARRICIDLGKVPVHCGDRAGFIVNALLFPYLNDAVKMLEAHYADADDIDNAMKVGCSLPMGPFELLDVVGLDVSLAIERTLYLEFREAGFAPAPLLEHLVTAGRLGRKTGKGFRDYT
- a CDS encoding GNAT family N-acetyltransferase, producing the protein MTSNPEEIHTDRPVHGRVGGPGELRVPTTVLSDPGTDHTPPGPPPTAEAAGPVARWKVHRAQDGVGYREVVPPETGEVIGSGGPHHHEPDGERTLPFHPSWPGGRGQAPETARAAVPGAERERPHRPVSTTTHPYDEPSQCVAEKLGSAHAGNSVTAADDRVTAAGNSVTAGDDSVTAGVRVPVRRRQEVVMTI